The Leucobacter sp. UCMA 4100 genome window below encodes:
- a CDS encoding YigZ family protein yields MRGEYQTIVSPVNTELEIQRSRFLTRLVRVESEQEARAEIASVQHEHPKARHHCTAFVIGARSDVQRSNDDGEPAGTAGAPMLEALNQAELSDVVAVVTRYFGGILLGAGGLTRAYRAAVAEATASATRLTRALRHEAQVVAAYDAAPQIEAWARRQELTVLGAEYGADVTLHLGVAPELVTALCEMAAELSGGQARVTVGAADYLDLP; encoded by the coding sequence ATGCGCGGTGAATACCAGACCATCGTGAGCCCCGTGAACACTGAGCTCGAGATTCAGCGTTCGCGCTTTCTCACGCGGCTCGTGCGGGTCGAGAGCGAGCAAGAGGCCAGGGCCGAGATCGCGAGCGTGCAACACGAGCACCCGAAGGCCCGGCACCACTGCACCGCCTTCGTGATCGGCGCGCGCAGTGACGTGCAACGCTCGAACGACGACGGCGAGCCCGCCGGAACCGCCGGCGCCCCCATGCTCGAGGCCCTCAACCAGGCCGAGCTGAGCGACGTCGTCGCGGTCGTGACGCGCTACTTCGGGGGAATCCTCCTGGGGGCCGGTGGCCTCACCCGCGCCTACCGGGCCGCCGTGGCCGAGGCGACGGCGAGCGCCACCCGCCTCACCCGTGCGCTGCGGCACGAGGCCCAGGTGGTCGCGGCCTACGACGCTGCCCCACAGATCGAGGCGTGGGCCAGGCGTCAGGAGCTGACGGTGCTCGGCGCGGAGTACGGGGCCGACGTGACGCTGCACCTCGGGGTCGCCCCTGAGCTCGTCACGGCGCTGTGCGAGATGGCTGCCGAGCTGAGCGGGGGCCAGGCCCGCGTGACGGTCGGCGCTGCCGACTACCTTGACCTCCCCTGA
- a CDS encoding ABC transporter ATP-binding protein, with translation MIETNALTKSYGPKLAVDHVNFTAKPGEVTGILGPNGAGKSTTMRLIMGLDAPTSGSATISGKPLRDHDAPLHVAGALLDAKGVHPGRTATSHLQALAATHGIGNKRVTEVLELTGLSEVAKKRVGGFSLGMGQRLGIAAALLGDPQTLILDEPVNGLDPDGVMWVRSLLRHLASEGRTVVLSSHLMSEMAQVADHVVVFGKGRIVANASIDEFLNNGATRTSIVTPQAEELARLLSSPEVTVQSAAAGALTVTGLDAPSIGEIAAKHGLVLHELTPLKTSLEDAYIELTRDHVEYQTGAAS, from the coding sequence ATGATTGAGACGAACGCCCTCACGAAATCGTACGGGCCGAAGCTTGCCGTCGATCACGTGAATTTCACGGCGAAGCCCGGGGAGGTGACCGGTATTCTCGGGCCGAACGGAGCGGGAAAATCGACCACGATGAGGCTCATCATGGGGCTCGACGCGCCAACTTCGGGCAGCGCGACGATCAGCGGCAAGCCTCTTCGTGACCACGATGCGCCGCTGCACGTCGCTGGAGCCCTGCTTGACGCGAAGGGTGTGCACCCGGGCCGCACGGCCACGAGCCACCTGCAGGCGCTCGCCGCAACGCACGGCATCGGCAACAAGCGCGTGACCGAGGTGCTCGAGCTCACGGGCCTCAGTGAGGTTGCGAAGAAGCGCGTTGGCGGCTTCTCGCTCGGCATGGGGCAGCGGCTCGGTATTGCGGCGGCGCTGCTCGGCGATCCGCAGACCCTCATTCTTGACGAGCCGGTGAACGGCCTCGACCCCGACGGCGTCATGTGGGTGCGAAGCCTGCTGCGTCATCTCGCCTCTGAGGGCCGCACGGTTGTGCTCTCGAGCCACCTCATGAGCGAGATGGCCCAGGTTGCCGACCACGTGGTGGTGTTTGGCAAGGGGCGCATCGTCGCAAACGCGAGTATCGATGAGTTCTTGAACAATGGCGCGACGCGCACGAGCATCGTGACGCCGCAGGCCGAAGAGCTCGCGAGGCTGCTGTCGTCGCCCGAGGTGACGGTGCAGTCGGCCGCGGCTGGTGCGCTGACGGTGACGGGCCTTGACGCCCCCTCGATCGGCGAGATCGCGGCGAAGCACGGCCTCGTGCTGCACGAACTCACCCCGCTCAAGACGAGCCTCGAAGACGCATACATCGAACTCACCCGTGACCACGTCGAGTACCAGACAGGAGCCGCATCATGA
- a CDS encoding 3-methyladenine DNA glycosylase, with translation MPHAPLAPLAPQPVAPTVLTAEAWRAREAAHIERANHLTAGHRARRQTGEKHPIEDFLFTYYNLKPAQLRRWHPGAGVVLEGVQGDEARSEWRDYVVAPEPAADPREPSPVAPHARAASPRAEAASLTVDAAAFLARRGATVDYVDDLMRRTMERPPSFGCFGLHEWAMVYRLSPEEIRHRGLPLRLDPAATDLVVETNPIACTHYDAYRFFTPPAAPLNTIKPTRETQPELEQAGCLHAGMDVYKWAMKLGPLVPGELLLDAFELAMQIRVVDMQASPYDVSSFGLPAVAIETPEGKSEYARLQRGFMQRGNALRERVLAAIHRARVFAER, from the coding sequence GTGCCCCACGCCCCTCTCGCCCCTCTCGCCCCGCAGCCCGTAGCGCCCACCGTGCTCACGGCCGAGGCCTGGCGTGCCCGCGAGGCGGCGCACATTGAGCGGGCCAACCATCTCACCGCCGGGCACCGCGCTCGCCGCCAGACGGGCGAGAAGCACCCCATCGAAGACTTCCTCTTCACCTACTACAACCTGAAACCCGCGCAACTGAGGCGCTGGCATCCGGGTGCGGGCGTCGTGCTCGAAGGTGTTCAGGGTGATGAGGCGCGGAGCGAGTGGCGCGATTACGTCGTTGCGCCTGAACCCGCAGCGGATCCTCGCGAACCCTCCCCCGTGGCACCCCACGCCCGCGCGGCAAGCCCGCGGGCCGAGGCGGCCAGCCTCACCGTCGACGCTGCCGCGTTTCTTGCGCGGCGCGGGGCGACCGTCGACTACGTCGACGACCTCATGCGGCGCACGATGGAGCGACCGCCCTCGTTCGGGTGCTTCGGCCTGCACGAGTGGGCGATGGTGTATCGGTTGAGCCCCGAAGAGATCCGCCATCGTGGTTTGCCGCTCAGGCTCGACCCCGCGGCGACCGATCTCGTCGTCGAGACGAACCCGATCGCGTGCACGCACTATGACGCTTACCGATTTTTCACGCCGCCAGCGGCTCCGCTCAATACGATCAAGCCCACGCGCGAGACGCAGCCAGAGCTTGAGCAGGCCGGCTGCCTGCACGCGGGCATGGACGTGTACAAGTGGGCCATGAAGCTCGGCCCACTCGTGCCGGGTGAGCTACTGCTCGACGCGTTCGAGCTCGCCATGCAGATTCGAGTCGTCGACATGCAGGCCTCACCCTACGATGTGTCGAGCTTCGGGCTGCCAGCAGTTGCGATCGAGACGCCAGAGGGCAAGAGCGAGTACGCGAGGCTGCAGCGCGGGTTCATGCAGCGAGGCAATGCGCTTCGGGAGCGGGTACTTGCGGCGATCCACCGGGCAAGGGTGTTTGCTGAGCGCTGA